The genomic stretch CGGAGAATATTAACATAAACTGTTATAGGGTGACAATGCATCATACACACATGGATGAAATCAAAACATCAGAAATTTTAACAATAACTTGTATATAGATGGACTAAATGCAGTTTACAAAGCTTCATCCGGCCAAAATAAGTTCAGATAGAAGAATAATTCGCAGCATACCCTAGAGAATCCAATACATGACACAAATAAGCATGGATAATTACCCTGGAATTATTACCAGCCAAACAAGAAAAACTGAGGCTTTAGAGCCTAGACATGTGTACCATTCTCTTCGTGTATATCATGAATCAAATCAGTAAGCTTCATTTTGACTCAAAATGCTGCCCACCCAGATGCAGTATTCTTATTAGATCCTGGCTTGGTGGAAGAAGGTAGATTTCTCTGCAAGCACAATGGAGGGTAACCATCTATATTTACTAAAGAAACAAATAACCTTTACTTGCATCATGAATACCTTATATTCAATAATAGAGCATCTAGAATGAAAACCTAGATGTGATCCACATGGGGAAACAGTAAGCCTTGTAGATATTCCATGAAAGAATTTTCTAGAGACCTTTATTACTATTTATGGGTGTCCATAGTTCAAGAAACCTTTTACTATTATCACACAAACAGTGAATCAAAGAGAATTAGAAAAGGGCAAATTTTCAGTTATTCTGGGAACTTCAAATTAACTGTCTTCATCCATTTGCATATAGACAGAAGTTAGcggcaataaaaaaaaatacagcatATTGATTGATAGTTCTGGTAGTAAATTGGATGGGATGCCATTTATTGGTATCTCCTAAACATATTACTTGACACTTCTATTAGAAAGTTTGTGGTTGAATAAACAAAGCAAAATAAGCAATCATACCTCAATGGCAGAAAAATCAGACAAAGGATCAACAGGTCGGCCCGTGGATTCCTCAGCAGCCTTCAGTCCAGCATGTTGACCTGAGGCCATCCTAGCAGTTGCAGGATCATTAGGTGGTGGTGGAAGAGGTGACTTGATCTTCCCTGCACTACCAGGTGGAGGTGCAAGAAGTGTACCAACTTTTGGCTTGTTCAAGGGTCCTCCAGTTAAGCCAGCAGTTGAAAGCATGCCTCCTCCACTAGATGTTTTATTCTTCACATTTATGCGAATGGTTTCACCTTCCTAAACATTGAATAAATAGTGTGATATAAAATAGAAGAAACAAGAACATTGCATACAATGATGGGCATCAAAGATGAGATGAAAAATCAGAAAACAGAATCTTTATATATGAAGAGAATATTAATGCAGAGCACAAAGATTCTGAAACGAGCAAGGTTCTCTTAGAATGGCTTATCATGCAAGACTTCCTatcgaattaaattaatggaaaagaTTTCTAATGAAAATGAAGTGACTGATTCCAATATTTTGCTTTGTGATTTAAGAACTTTGCTCCTTGCATATGCATAATATTGTAGTAGCAGTGGTACTAATTTTCCCGGTCCACTTTTTCTGGGCAACCAGTTTGTATATATTTATAGAGACCCGTTGTGCAAATTTTAGGAGACTTGTTAATGTGACCAGCTCTAAGAAAGCATCAATCTGAGGATTTGTCTTTGATTTTGATTCTTGGTTATGCTAATAATCATGCTCATTAAAAAATTCTTACcaaaaaaaaacaacaataatATGTACTGAAAAAAATATGGTAAAGTTTAGTTATCTAATGGGCGCATTCTGATAACAAATCAGATGAGTTTATTCATCATGTTCCATCAACTGTAATTCAGCTTACGTGTGCAATTCTGATAGGTGAAATAAAGTTGCGAATAAAGATATGGTGAGATGAAGTTGAGTTATATAATAGGGACATTCTGATAACAAATCAGATGAGTTCATTCGCCATATTCCATCAACTGCAATTCAGCTTACATATCTCCACTGCATGGACTCAATCTTATGAAAGTTGGAAAAGATTTCAATAGATCAAACAAGAAACTTGAATGCTTAAAATAAAATAGACATGAGAAGCTCTAACCAAGAAGATCAAACTTACACtgagttgatgtcattgaaatctcaatatgctttgcatgttttgctttaaatttaatttgaaagcaTTGGTATGTTCTGTGTAATCATGTTATTGCACTTgtatcaatttcaattttataaaTATTGTTTGATAGAAGCTTGAACAAAGaaacaataagaaaaaaaaaaactataagtgAGAGCTCACACAATGAAAGCAATATTCTTTTGTTCCTATGAAGTTACACCTTCAAGGATTAAAGCAAAAAACACAAAATGAGAAGACAAAAAATGTGAAAACCATTTGCTGAtgattgtattcatttaacaatATTCATTTAGGTACAAAATCAAAGAGTTCAAATACACTGGAGATATCTAATTGGCATTTATTAAGGTAAAGCACATAAGTAGATTTTTAGGAGGTTAGCAATTCATGAAACCATGTATGTGGAAGGCATAGTTAAGGGAGAGACATCATAAATCATAATGTTCACAGTTATCAGTTAAAGTCATACAGACACCGAAAGAGACAGAATGATTTGAGGGTTACACAAATACATGAATGTATATCTTTGTTATTCAGACTATTTTAATAGACATCCATCCCTTATTGGAacctaaaaaaaatatcatactaGCAATTTCATCTGCCAGTCTTGTCTCCATTTTGGTCTCTGGTTAGTCTAGTTAAATTAGGTATAAATCACAATCCAGATGTAAACCCTTGTTTAGTATGTGATGGTAATGTTTATATTAATGAGGTTTCCACTAAGCCTATGAACTTATATTGAAGTTCAGATACTTCATATTCTCATATACCAATCTTTGAAACATGTCGGTTATGTGGCAGATATCTGTTTTGGAATTAAAAGGCTAGATTTCCTAAGGTAGTCATTAATTACATTATCAAATTATTCGTTCTTACACAACAAGGGAGGAACATCTTTAggcatttaattaatatcttttgGAAATACTTTATTTGATGCCTAATACAAATAATAGAAACAACTATCATATAAACAAAAGTTAAGGAGAAAGCTGAAAAgggattattaattttttttttttatctgtttTTCATGTTACTGATAGGAATCAAGTTCCAGATGTGGACCAAGTGTTGGATCATGGGTGAAACATGTTGGATCATGAGGGAAACACGCCCAAAACATGGCTTCTATATTCTAAGAGGGATAAAACAAAAAGGGGCCTCAACAGAATTAATATACAGTGAcagtttattttttaaagtagTTATATCTTTGTGGCAATTATGTTAGCATGTTTTAGAATATGTGTGGATATAAGTTTGGGGTAAGTTTGAGGGTAGGACATCTAAGAATTATTGTCCTAAGAGAGCATTGGCTTTGGCTTTGGCTTTGGCTGATGGAGAGAGTTTTCTTTACTAGATTGTGTGTTAAATTTAATACAATTCTGTGTTTTATGTGCTCCTCCATTCTGAATTTTGTGTTCCTAACCGTTCGTGTAAGTTACATCTAttacatttatatatttttaaaaaaattatctttattttttcagCATTAGGGTTAGGCATTATACATATGACTTTACATGATTTTAGATTATGTTGCACAATGTTGTATTATATATTTGCCAATTGTTCACAATCTAGATATACCATCTTTTTCTCTGAGACGGCTTGATGGATCGGCAGATTCTAGCAACCCTATTATACTATTGCTGCTAACATTTATTACTAACCCAAGTAGGGAACACATTCTTGTGGAAGATTAGGTTCCTTTAGAGTGAGCATTGAGCGGGTCTGGGAATTCCTATTAAACATCCATTCACCTACCAATAGCTGATGTTTGAAAAATCTTCATTCTAATGCATACTCTTTAGCAGGCTCTTATAGGAATTTGACAAAATTTGACCGAACTTTTTATAAAACAAGTaaagaagaagagactactttgGCAAACACATGACCTAAATATTGTCACTGCTGTCAAAAAAAAGATTTAGGTCAGATTGATCCACATGTATATGTACTGCAGTGCTCCATCACATTAGCACATACTTACCAAATCACATAGTGCCTTAAATTTCAATCAACTTATCTATACCAATCAAATTTACTAATACACATTTAACTTaatacaacaaccaagtcttatcccactaggtgaggtcggctACACATCTAACTTAATAATCTTTGAAATGGACTAAATACACTAGATGTGAAGAAGCTAATTGATCTAGTTTACATTTAATTTAATAATCAATAGAAAGAGATCCCTTAACTATAGAAAAGTCTTGCAGGTGGTTAGAGATGGTTATCAAATGATTTAAGAGAGCACAATTGTCAGAATGACAGTTAAGCACTAAATTTAGTATTGTTAGTAACAAGTAGAAACTTGGAAATAATCTGTAATTTGGAAGTCATTATAGGTGATAAATCTAAACAACCTTGATTACCAGTGCtgaaaaatagaaaggaaatAACTTTGAAATAGTATCCTCCTTTTTATCAAGGCTAATATAAAcaatatttttagttttaaaaattgcacTGACTCATTAACATTGTAATTACATAACATAGTGAGTTGAATAATTGCAAAATTGAAGGCGTCTAGTAAAAAAGGGTAAGCTCTGCAAAAGAATTTCTGTCCATAGAACTGAAGTACAGATGCTACACCAACTACCACAGTGTATAGTGTCTTAACATTCAGCCCAAAGGACTCCAATTCCAAATATCAATTGCAATATACGCCCAATTTGTATTTCCACGTTCATCTGTTTAGAATTGGAAAGGACAACTATAACAAATACGAGGAAAATGATCTGGATCTCGGGATACGAAATAGCAGTTCACAAAAGTTGAAAAGATAAATCAAAGTTACGCATATTAAATCTAGAATCCAAGCAAACACCTTTAGTCGATGGTTGACTGCCGGATGTATGTCAATGTGGCTATCTTCGTCCTCACCCTCCTCATTGTCGCTCTCTCTCCTCAGGTACTTCTCGTGGTCCGAAAGGGCCACATTGAAATCAAAGGCCTCGTTGCGCTCGTTGAATCCGAGACCGATGAAGGCGTGCTTACCGCGTCCGTCCTCGATTTTGAGAACGAAATAGCGGGAGGAGTCGAGGGCGGGTTCTACTGAGCTCTCGCGCTGGCCAGGGAGAATGAAGCAGGCAGCGAAGAGTTCCCCGGAGGCGGGATCCTCGAGACGAATCTCGCAGCGGTGGCCACAGGAGACGACCCGGAGGCGGCCCGACCAGATCTTGTCGGATTGCAGCCATTCCCCGCATTTGTACCCGCCGCTAGTGCTTCTCGGTGGGATCTTGTACACTGTCACTTCGCGCACCACCAACAGCGTGTGTTCGAACGCCTCCTCATCCTCGCCATCCGCCGCCGCCGCTTCAACACGCCGCGACGACGACATATTGTTCACCGGAATCTGAGACAGCAAAAAGGTAAAATCTGAAATCTATCTACGAGATCGAACCGTTTGATTTCGAGCAATAGAAATTCCAACAACAACTCGTTTTACCTAGATTCAAGAACGAAAGAACAGAGGAAGCGATTCGAGTTCGACAAACGAGAAGGCTGTCGATCGGCAGCAAAAGTAGGTGGCGATTGGATTAAGACTGCGGGGAAGACGTGCGAGCAAAGGGAGATTGCGGATTATTATATCAGTATTTGATTGATTTTAGagaagtagtaaaaataatttaGGCAACATAAAAAaaacggtaaattagagaaaaatcctcaATGGTAATCATAACTTTGCATGTAATCCTCATGCCTACAAAAGTTTATTTCCACTCCCTacatgcaaagtattacttgtttcaactccctcatacaaatattgatacctaaattgcccctcagatttttaagtacaaaaagtccaaaattgaGTATAAAAAGTCtgaaaacgagtataattcttcttaaagtcagtactttatattaaaaatcgagtatattttctatcaaaattgtccctcttattttttaggtataaaaagtctaaaaataagtataattcctattaaattcagtactttacactataatccagtactctatactaggatcaagtatattttctattgaaattaactcatattttttaggtacaaaaagtcaaaaattgagtacaaaaagtccgaaaatgagtataattcttcttaaagtcagtactttatattaaaaatcgagtatattttctattaaattcagcacattaaactaaaatcgagtatattttgaggtgaaaaaaaaaatcgtactcaatttaatagaaaatatactagattctaatttaatatactgaatttaagaggatttatactgatttttggactttttatacctaaaaatatcatgggcaattaggtaaatatgtttggCTGGGGAGTGAAAAGAAAGTTTTTTATGGATGGGAACTGCATGTAAAGTTATGTTTGTCAATGGGGAGTGCATGCAAATTTACCCTAAAAAAAACAccgattatttttaaaaatattatctttaaaatatcaaataataCATCATCTGTTATGAATATGAGTGAATGCAATTAATGGAACACCTATCATTTATCTCAAAAGGTTTTTTAACTCTCATGATAAATAATATGACTTTCTGTATATATAATTTAGGAGATGCTTGATGGGCGGATTTCGGATGTTGTTCTTGATGCTTGGTAAATGGGAATCAGAATTAAAATATGGATTTGATATCCCTATTTTCATAACTCACTCATCCCTAGGTTATCGGTAAACTCATTCCTCCCTATTTATGTGATTTTTTTTTGACGACCCAACCCCTCGAACCTAACCTTTTCTTCTCTTTTGATTTTCGCATTTCTGCGTCTTTCTTCCTCACTCGCCGCTGCGCCTCAACTCGCCTCTTTGCCACAGTCTAGTTTGTCGAAGGTGAGTCAGTTGTCTCAACTCATCTTTCTTTCTCTTTTGATTTTTGCATTTCAACGTCTTTTTTTTTACCTAATTTTTGTCAATCGGAATTAGTGTTCTTTATTTTCTATTGTCTCTTTATTTTCTATCAATGACAACAGCGGTCCTTTTTCTAGGACTATGGAACTCGATCGTCGCATTTGAGATCACTCTCTTCAGTGGATATAGTTTTATCATTTTCGTTTGATCACTTCGTCATGACATCTCTTATTTCCTATGATGTTCATTTACTTTATAAAtgttttttgaaatgattgtatactttactttatgtaaaGTAAAGAATCcatagaaaaaaagaaaaaaaaaacatacaaacTATTTAATTATGGCTTAAATTTATATCACTTTTCTATATCTTAATTTAACTTAAGTCACTGTTTAAACCTAATTTTCTAGATAGGAGACATAAGTCAATGAGGTTACATGTTTTTTATCTGAAATGTTGAGCATTGTTTTGATTTTGTTCCGTATTTATTTATGTATGCATGAACTGTTTGATATTTGTTTATATATGATTTTGGTTCTGACTTATTATTGGTGACATCAGTTGCTATATGATGTAGATAAACATGGCATGAACACCGTTAAACTATAGAAGACAGATTATTATGCACTTTGTGGAATATGTATGGAATGCTCATGAGTTGTTTGGTTGTCATACTTTATCAAATTGCAATATTTGCATATCGTCGAAGTAGGATTCGTCAAATAAAAAGTAAGGAGGACAAATCGATTGCACGTGTGAAATAGATGTTCAACCTTACAAAAGAGAGCGATGAAATAAGTATTAGTGAACTTCGAATGGATAGGAAAACATTTagaaaaatgtggaaccgccacatcagcggcccccctagagccggtcccacggatatggagggaggtaaatgcaggtacacaggtggaaagtgcatggcaGAGACAAAACATTTAGGATATTGTGTGATATGGTTCAAGATATTGGAGGTTTAAAAGCTACAAAAATGTCATCATTGATGAAATTGTGGCCTTATTTGTCTATGTGTTGGTAcatcataaaaaaaattgaacGATGAGTCTCCTTTTTAAACGAAGTCGGGAGACAGTGAGTCGTCATTTCAATCTATGTATTAGCTCACAATTTGAGTCAATGTCATCTTGGGTTCAAGGTAAATCCTCAAAAATGCCACAAGTTTTTGAGATGTTGGATAAGTATGGTTTCGTTGGTAAGAACAAATGCAAGGTTGCTCAAGTAATTTGTGAAGATCCTGTGAAGGTTGAGTTATTGTTCAGTTTGGATCCCTCTGAAGTTGAAGATTTTATACTCAGTTGTTTGGAATAGTATGTTTGTGATGTCGttagatttgatgaatatttTTTTGCTTCTATCATTTTTGATATTGTGATAGATGTTTTAATTATGCAAGACCATTGACAGAGTTGTTGCCATCATAttgcatttttttaataaaattgttcAGTCCATGACTTTGTGTGATTATTTTTGTATTTTACTTATAAGGGTAAAATGAGAATTTTGGCTgattctcattccataatttaAGTCAAATCAAGCAACATTAATGGGGATAATATCCATTCCATTATCTATATCAAGCACCATCAATGTAATCATTCTCATTGCCATTAACCCCTCAATCAAAACTCATTATCATTCTCATTGCCAAATATATACCAAGCGCCTCCTTACAAGTATTGAATATGACTATTAATTTTCTATATTCTATAATTTATATTAGTTTTATTCTATAAATTAGACACGCCCAAGTCATCTGTAAGATATATGTAAATTAAGTATGGAATAAAATTTctccccttttatttttttactattctCTTCTTTCCTGGTCCCGGCTCGACGTCACACTCTCGTCTTGAGCATTTGCTCTTGATTTATAAGAGCACTCACTCTTGATTTATTATACGTTATAAGCACGAAGCTCTTGAGGAAGCTAAGTTGTTTGAGGTAATTGATCACTTTTACATCTTATAATTAATGATCATGTCGAACTTCACGAAACTGGATTTTATGGCTCTCGACATCGTCGAAAAGAATTATCTTTCATGGATCCTTGATGTCAAAATACATCTTGCCACTAATGGCCTTGGAGATGCCattatagaaggaaataaaaCTACTGGACAAGATAAGGCCCAAGCGATGATCTTCCTTCGTTGTCACCTTCACGATGCTTTGAAAATTGA from Zingiber officinale cultivar Zhangliang chromosome 5B, Zo_v1.1, whole genome shotgun sequence encodes the following:
- the LOC121985667 gene encoding uncharacterized protein At1g03900-like — encoded protein: MSSSRRVEAAAADGEDEEAFEHTLLVVREVTVYKIPPRSTSGGYKCGEWLQSDKIWSGRLRVVSCGHRCEIRLEDPASGELFAACFILPGQRESSVEPALDSSRYFVLKIEDGRGKHAFIGLGFNERNEAFDFNVALSDHEKYLRRESDNEEGEDEDSHIDIHPAVNHRLKEGETIRINVKNKTSSGGGMLSTAGLTGGPLNKPKVGTLLAPPPGSAGKIKSPLPPPPNDPATARMASGQHAGLKAAEESTGRPVDPLSDFSAIERNLPSSTKPGSNKNTASGWAAF